A single genomic interval of Cucumis sativus cultivar 9930 chromosome 5, Cucumber_9930_V3, whole genome shotgun sequence harbors:
- the LOC105435586 gene encoding two-component response regulator ORR24, translating into MVVEKKHEAFNLVMANATSSNMNALSILHQTGIPIILMSLEMDMKTAGRAIAEWGCYFLEKPISMEDIELVWQIVYRKIRNPRAKNLGENAKLGKKFEIDGVLERIVNVRREVEWKSLEEEEKEKEKGKNGGKCRDQGEEKLNPLLKVEEKTNRNERTIKKSRIVWNSKLHRKFTEALSKLGSRKSSPKIILKMMDEPSLTLRQVASHLQKFKSQVKHLNKITANDSPSSTSFVKNQPPQLPPKRNTNILTQQNSYITDHNLRHLQVPAASCLNNNPPTQLLPNSQDVFSPHLIMMNQNNSSNSYRTTHPTTNDLQLKTYGGLSEGMNFNLVEGNHVFTDELYTFESTLEGFVQTSHYSSSSNFQHFPADEDYYCSFFQDDGQLEFAQNLAGSCLDVDNNIITSMSGAHSAVIAGRSMNQNVALKELDDLLNNTEEDPMVYCCFDGEMNSFDIDQYSEWLNA; encoded by the exons ATGGTTGTAGAAAAGAAACATGAGGCGTTCAACCTTGTAATGGCAAACGCCACTTCATCAAACATGAATGCTCTCTCAATTCTTCATCAAACCGGCATTCCAATCATCC TAATGTCGCTGGAGATGGATATGAAGACAGCCGGGAGAGCCATAGCCGAATGGGGGTGTTACTTCCTCGAGAAACCGATTTCAATGGAGGACATTGAGCTCGTTTGGCAAATCGTATACAGGAAAATCAGAAACCCTAGGGCAAAAAATTTGGGAGAAAACGCGAAACtggggaagaaatttgaaattgatggAGTGTTAGAGCGAATCGTGAACGTTAGAAGAGAAGTAGAGTGGAAATCgcttgaagaagaagaaaaagaaaaagagaaggggAAAAATGGGGGGAAATGTAGAGATCAGGGAGAAGAGAAATTGAATCCATTACTGAAAGTGGAAGAGAAGACGAACAGAAATGAGCGAACGATCAAGAAATCGCGGATTGTTTGGAATTCGAAATTGCATCGGAAATTTACAGAAGCATTGAGCAAACTTGGAAGCAGAA AATCGAGCcctaaaattatattgaagaTGATGGATGAACCGAGTTTAACGCTTCGCCAAGTTGCAAGTCACCTACAG AAATTCAAGTCTCAAGTAAAGCATTTAAATAAGATAACAGCAAATGATTCACCATCATCCACTTCATTTGTCAAAAACCAACCTCCACAGTTACCTCCAAAGCGCAATACAAACATATTAACCCAACAAAATAGTTACATAACAGATCACAACCTCAGACATTTACAAGTCCCAGCTGCCAGCTGCTTGAATAATAATCCTCCTACTCAACTCCTCCCTAATTCTCAAGATGTTTTTAGTCCTCATCTCATAATGATGAACCAAAACAACTCCTCAAATTCATACAGAACCACACACCCGACGACCAACGATCTCCAACTCAAAACTTATGGAGGATTATCTGAAGGAATGAACTTCAATCTCGTTGAAGGAAACCATGTCTTCACCGACGAGCTTTACACATTCGAAAGTACTTTAGAAGGTTTTGTTCAGACATCtcattattcttcttcttccaacttcCAGCATTTTCCTGCAGATGAAGATTATTATTGCTCCTTTTTCCAAGATGATGGTCAGTTGGAATTTGCTCAAAACTTGGCTGGCAGCTGTTTGGATGTTGACAATAATATCATCACGTCAATGTCGGGAGCGCATTCGGCCGTAATTGCAGGTCGTTCTATGAATCAGAATGTTGCCTTAAAGGAACTTGATGATCTGCTGAATAATACAGAAGAAGATCCAATGGTATATTGCTGTTTTGACGGTGAAATGAACTCATTTGACATTGATCAATATTCTGAATGGTTAAATGCATGA
- the LOC101214853 gene encoding uncharacterized protein LOC101214853, translating into MADSAEEFEPLFDYSRVQPPSVVCLDDEDSDADKSPAPFTKRAKIVNPAATSSVNGNPKEKQVEIEDKEEDWLPPPPKVLVDAENRHVEDSTLKELRLKKQELASVALSAKNLLREVEESAKVDVGNTSMDPLEPDLDVQTPVASKERAKIVISVRDSDKEELKQYRLFVDDKFERLFKLYADKLKIDPKSLVFVFDGDKVGPDDTPGGLGMEDDDMIEVNIKSS; encoded by the exons ATG GCCGATTCCGCTGAAGAATTTGAGCCCTTGTTCGATTACAGCCGCGTTCAGCCTCCCTCCGTTGTCTGCCTCGATG ACGAGGATTCAGATGCAGATAAATCTCCGGCGCCTTTTACCAAGCGAGCAAAGATTGTGAATCCGGCG GCTACGAGTTCGGTGAATGGTAACCCAAAGGAGAAACAAGTGGAAATTGAAGATAAAGAGGAAGATTGGCTTCCTCCTCCACCGAAAGTGTTAGTTGATGCAGAGAATAGGCATGTGGAAGATTCCACATTGAAGGAGTTAAG GTTAAAGAAGCAAGAGTTGGCCTCTGTTGCTTTATCAGCTAAAAACTTGCTGCGAGAAGTGGAGGAATCTGCAAAAGTGGATGTTGGAAACACGTCCATGGATCCTCTGGAACCTGATTTGGATGTCCAAACTCCAGTTGCTTCTAAAGAAAGAGcaaaaattgttatttctGTACGCGACAGTGACAAGGAAGAGCTTAAACAGTATCGCCTGTTTGTG GATGACAAGTTTGAGCGACTTTTCAAATTATACGCAgacaaacttaaaattgatCCCAAgagtttggtttttgtttttgacgGGGATAAAGTCGGCCCAGATGATACCCCAGGTGGCCTTGGCATGGAAGACGATGATATGATCGAAGTTAACATCAAGTCGAGTTGA
- the LOC101214613 gene encoding zinc finger protein CONSTANS-LIKE 9 has protein sequence MERTCEFCAALRPIIYCTPDAAHLCLPCDAKVHSANALSSRHLRTLLCEFCRSFPTYLQCLDHQMFLCRGCDRTLHVSSSQHQKRIIRGYMGCPSAKDFAALWGFHVHEVDKAKFVSTSGSESSSVVKTFDAPGRSRSHIAAAENKVRYKGQEKGTSFILQQILELSRLQLVKKNIHSPLILGEGKDGATSLKTCASEKFEQSLNEHVHHSEDRSTGIQQRDNLLQELKMTSFTQLESFPMSSPILLPFHGESLWHCKSPAESSQLWSQNMQDLGVCDELVCRDDFNMPEVDLTFQNFDEIFNSDQDPTGGLFDNKDESYSYSSMDKDMSLSKSDNRDGKGVEASSATSSSCIFSYALMDKDSEPSDEVCNHPMSTKIESARPIQPSLSTLSFADSRMSLDSAATDFPDRARGEPSCSSPYHRDRKHSVSLNNVDAATKIYKEKQQFQLQEKQIRRKARSLVKKRVKGRYEKGERYDSSTVAFSRSY, from the exons ATGGAGAGAACTTGTGAATTCTGTGCTGCATTGAGGCCAATTATTTACTGTACCCCTGATGCAGCTCACCTTTGCCTTCCCTGTGATGCCAAAGTTCATTCAGCCAATGCACTTTCAAGTCGACATCTTCGAACGCTCTTGTGCGAATTTTGCCGAAGTTTCCCTACTTATCTTCAATGTTTAGATCATCAGATGTTTCTGTGCCGTGGCTGTGATCGAACCCTTCATGTTTCCTCTTCCCAACACCAGAAAAGGATTATCAGAGGATACATGGGATGTCCTTCAGCCAAGGATTTTGCAGCACTTTGGGGGTTTCATGTACACGAAGTTGACAAAGCTAAGTTTGTGTCCACTTCTGGCTCTGAATCTTCCAGTGTTGTTAAGACTTTTGACGCACCGGGACGAAGTCGTTCACATATAGCTGCAGCTGAAAACAAG GTGCGCTACAAAGGTCAAGAAAAGGGCACTTCATTCATTTTACAACAAATTCTCGAGTTGAGCCGTCTCCAGCTTGTAAAGAAGAATATCCATTCACCTTTGATTCTTGGTGAGGGAAAAGATGGTGCGACTTCTTTAAAGACTTGTGCCTCGGAAAAGTTTGAACAGTCTCTTAATGAACACGTGCACCATTCCGAAGATCGCAGTACTGGTATTCAACAAAGGGACAACTTACTTCAGGAGCTGAAGATGACTTCGTTTACTCAGCTCGAGAGTTTTCCAATGTCATCCCCTATTTTGCTTCCTTTCCATGGAGAATCCCTTTGGCATTGTAAAAGTCCAGCTGAAAGTAGTCAG CTATGGTCTCAAAATATGCAAGACCTCGGAGTTTGTGACGAGCTTGTTTGTCGCGATGATTTCAACATGCCTGAAGTTGATTTAACGTTCCAGAACTTTGACGAGATATTCAACAGCGATCAAGATCCTACTGGTGGGTTGTTCGATAATAAAGACGAGTCATACTCGTACTCCTCTATGGACAAGGATATGTCACTTAGTAAATCAGATAATCGCGATGGAAAAGGGGTGGAG GCAAGCTCAGCGACCTCATCATCTTGCATCTTCTCATATGCTCTCATGGACAAAGATAGTGAACCCTCTGATGAAGTTTGTAACCATCCCATGAGTACAAAAATTGAATCTGCTCGTCCAATCCAACCCTCCCTTTCAACTTTGTCATTTGCTGATTCAAGGATGAGTCTTGACAGTGCAGCAACAGATTTCCCTGATCGGGCAAGAGGCGAACCTTCATGTAGCTCGCCTTACCATCGTGACCGTAAACACTCCGTGTCCCTCAACAATGTCGACGCTGCAACAAaaatttacaaagaaaaacagCAGTTTCAACT ACAAGAGAAACAAATCCGACGAAAGGCCAGATCTCTTGTGAAGAAACGAGTGAAAGGAAGATACGAAAAGGGCGAACGATATGACTCTAGTACCGTTGCGTTCAGTCGAAgctattga
- the LOC101215089 gene encoding amino-acid permease BAT1 homolog: MVATKADGLLDTGHARLNELGYKQELKRDLSVVSNFAFSFSIISVLTGITTLYNNGLNFGGPVSLVYGWFIAGFFTMFVGLSMAEICSSYPTSGGLYYWSAKLAGPNWAPFASWMTGWFNIVGQWAVTTSVDYSLAQLIQVIVLLSTGGKNNGGYEASKYVVIAFHGAILLVHAILNSLSISWLSFFGQFAAAWNFFGVLLLTLLVPLVATERASPKFVFTHFNTDNGEGINNRLYIFILGLLMSQYTLTGYDASAHMTEETIEADKNGPKGIISSIGISIIVGWCYILGITFAITSIPNLLDENNDAGGYAIAEIFYQAFKSRYGNGVGGIICLIVVAVAIFFCGMSSVTSNSRMAYAFSRDGAMPFSPTWHKVNGNEVPINAVWLSALISFCMALTSLGSTVAFNAMVSIATIGLYIAYALPIFFRVTLAKSSFVPGPFNLGRYGIIIGWVAVLWVATISVLFSLPVEYPVTDTTLNYTPIAVGCLLIITISTWVVSARHWFKGPVTNIPI, from the exons ATGGTGGCTACTAAGGCCGATGGTTTACTTGATACTGGCCATGCTCGGCTTAATGAGCTCGGATACAAACAAGAACTCAAACGCGACCTCTC GGTTGTTTCTAATTTCGCCTTTTCGTTTTCGATTATCTCGGTTCTCACTGGTATAACCACTCTTTACAATAATGGGTTGAATTTTGGTGGCCCTGTTTCGTTGGTTTATGGATGGTTTATTGCTGGTTTTTTCACCATGTTTGTTGGATTGTCCATGGCTGAGATTTGTTCTTCGTATCCAACTTCTGGTGGTCTCTACTATTGGAGTGCTAAGCTTGCGGGTCCTAATTGGGCTCCCTTTGCCTCTTGGATGACTGGCtg GTTTAACATTGTTGGACAG TGGGCTGTCACAACAAGTGTTGATTATTCACTTGCTCAGCTAATTCAAGTGATAGTTCTGCTTAGCACAGGGGGTAAAAACAATGGAGGATATGAGGCATCTAAATATGTAGTGATTGCTTTCCATGGTGCAATTTTGTTGGTACATGCTATCTTGAATAGCCTGTCCATTTCATGGTTGTCTTTCTTTGGACAGTTTGCTGCAGCATGGAACTTTTTTG GTGTTCTTCTTCTTACACTCCTCGTTCCCTTGGTGGCAACGGAAAGGGCCAGTCCCAAGTTTGTTTTCACTCATTTCAATACTGATAATGGGGAAGGAATTAACAATAgactttacatttttattttgggacTTCTAATGAGTCAATATACCCTAACTGGGTATGATGCTTCTGCTCATATG ACAGAAGAAACAATAGAAGCTGATAAGAATGGACCAAAGGGAATTATTAGCTCCATTGGGATATCAATTATTGTTGGTTGGTGTTATATACTCGGCATCACTTTTGCCATTACCAGCATCCCAAACCTTTTAGATGAAAACAATGATGCTGGAGGTTATGCCATTGCTGAAATATTTTACCAAGCATTCAAGAGCAGATATGGCAATGGAGTTGGAGGAATTATTTGCTTGATTGTGGTAGCTGTTGCAATCTTTTTCTGTGGAATGAGCTCTGTCACCAGTAACTCCAG GATGGCTTACGCCTTCTCCAGAGATGGAGCGATGCCATTTTCGCCAACATGGCATAAAGTGAATGGAAATGAGGTTCCCATAAATGCAGTTTGGCTCTCTGCTCTCATATCGTTTTGTATGGCATTAACG TCTCTTGGAAGCACAGTAGCCTTTAATGCTATGGTTTCTATAGCAACAATTGGTCTATACATTGCCTATGCCTTGCCCATATTTTTTAGGGTGACTTTGGCAAAGAGCTCCTTTGTGCCAGGACCTTTCAACTTGGGCCGCTATGGAATCATCATTGGTTGGGTGGCTGTTCTCTGGGTGGCTACAATCTCGGTCTTATTTTCGTTGCCTGTCGAGTACCCTGTTACAGACACGACACTCAATTACACTCCCATCGCAGTTGGCTGCTTGTTGATCATTACCATTTCTACCTGGGTTGTGAGTGCTAGGCATTGGTTCAAAGGGCCAGTGACCAACATACCAATATGA